In the Drosophila biarmipes strain raj3 chromosome X, RU_DBia_V1.1, whole genome shotgun sequence genome, one interval contains:
- the LOC108021876 gene encoding protamine-like protein 99C has product MDGKKRARAIRKETYKFQKVARVTNNGYLNFLTEYKKRFWGLSPKDMVRFGARRWNQLTLQEKALFKNMKEPVSDIRSAPHEFESQSLGESPGKSERGKRSPVRSPSSCQGKSKIKKAGSGSIKRQMKKNPSPVARNGDPNILGSAIAFINFMRKLQRRNKDCQFNDLFKKGTRLWCRMHVNQRKHFESPLWIVRT; this is encoded by the exons ATGGACGGGAAAAAGCGAGCAAGGGCTATTCGAAAAGAAACTTACAAGTTTCAGAAGGTAGCGCGCGTTACTAACAATGGGTACCTCAACTTCCTGACCGAATACAAGAAGCGATTCTGGGGACTTTCACCGAAGGACATGGTGCGATTCGGAGCCAGGCGGTGGAATCAGCTGACCCTCCAGGAAAAAGCCCTCTTCAAAAATATG AAGGAACCTGTCTCCGATATAAGAAGCGCCCCTCACGAGTTTGAGAGTCAGTCCCTTGGGGAAAGCCCCGGAAAATCTGAGCGGGGAAAACGCAGTCCAGTTCGCTCTCCTTCGTCCTGTCAGGGGAAGTCCAAGATCAAGAAGGCAGGATCCGGATCAATCAAGCGCCAGATGAAGAAGAATCCCAGTCCTGTTGCAAGGAATGGCGACCCAAATATCTTGGGATCCGCCATTGCCTTCATCAACTTCATGCGCAAGTTGCAAAGGAGGAACAAAGACTGCCAGTTCAACGATCTCTTCAAGAAGGGAACTCGTCTTTGGTGCCGTATGCACGTGAATCAGCGGAAGCACTTCGAAAGCCCACTTTG GATTGTGAGAACTTAA
- the LOC108021886 gene encoding protamine-like protein 99C isoform X2 → MSEKKRGTALCKPKYKIQKVARVTNNGYLNFLTEYKKRFWGLSPKDMVRFGARQWNQLTVKEKKAFKNMEPVSVVISAPQEFESQSLGQTPDNSEQEKRGPIRSPTTRDKKSKIKKEKKPSKPKKGRPKKKPSPVPKNCDQSPLGSAVAFIHYMRMFQKKNPNLSGPELLNKGARVWCNLSEGQRKQFELNLKVYKRSNGYKLMRIV, encoded by the exons atgtCCGAGAAAAAACGTGGAACGGCTCTTTGTAAACCGAAATACAAGATTCAGAAGGTAGCGCGCGTTACTAACAATGGGTACCTCAACTTCCTGACCGAATACAAGAAGCGATTCTGGGGACTTTCACCGAAGGACATGGTGCGTTTCGGAGCCAGGCAGTGGAATCAGCTGACCGTCAAGGAAAAGaaagcctttaaaaatatg GAGCCTGTCTCCGTGGTAATAAGCGCACCTCAGGAGTTTGAGAGTCAGTCCCTTGGGCAAACCCCCGATAATTCAGAGCAGGAGAAACGAGGTCCTATTCGCTCTCCTACTACCCGTGACAAGAAGTCCAAGATCAAGAAGGAAAAGAAGCCATCAAAGCCCAAGAAGGGCAGGCCCAAGAAGAAGCCCAGTCCTGTGCCAAAGAATTGCGACCAAAGTCCTTTGGGCTCCGCGGTGGCCTTTATTCACTACATGCGCATGTTCCAAAAGAAAAATCCCAATTTGTCGGGTCCTGAACTATTAAACAAGGGAGCTCGTGTGTGGTGCAACCTGAGTGAGGGTCAGCGCAAACAATTCGAGCTGAATTTGAAGGTTTACAAAAGAAGCAATGGCTACAAGTTGATGAGGATTGTGTGA
- the LOC108021886 gene encoding protamine-like protein 99C isoform X1: protein MSEKKRGTALCKPKYKIQKVARVTNNGYLNFLTEYKKRFWGLSPKDMVRFGARQWNQLTVKEKKAFKNMKEPVSVVISAPQEFESQSLGQTPDNSEQEKRGPIRSPTTRDKKSKIKKEKKPSKPKKGRPKKKPSPVPKNCDQSPLGSAVAFIHYMRMFQKKNPNLSGPELLNKGARVWCNLSEGQRKQFELNLKVYKRSNGYKLMRIV from the exons atgtCCGAGAAAAAACGTGGAACGGCTCTTTGTAAACCGAAATACAAGATTCAGAAGGTAGCGCGCGTTACTAACAATGGGTACCTCAACTTCCTGACCGAATACAAGAAGCGATTCTGGGGACTTTCACCGAAGGACATGGTGCGTTTCGGAGCCAGGCAGTGGAATCAGCTGACCGTCAAGGAAAAGaaagcctttaaaaatatg AAGGAGCCTGTCTCCGTGGTAATAAGCGCACCTCAGGAGTTTGAGAGTCAGTCCCTTGGGCAAACCCCCGATAATTCAGAGCAGGAGAAACGAGGTCCTATTCGCTCTCCTACTACCCGTGACAAGAAGTCCAAGATCAAGAAGGAAAAGAAGCCATCAAAGCCCAAGAAGGGCAGGCCCAAGAAGAAGCCCAGTCCTGTGCCAAAGAATTGCGACCAAAGTCCTTTGGGCTCCGCGGTGGCCTTTATTCACTACATGCGCATGTTCCAAAAGAAAAATCCCAATTTGTCGGGTCCTGAACTATTAAACAAGGGAGCTCGTGTGTGGTGCAACCTGAGTGAGGGTCAGCGCAAACAATTCGAGCTGAATTTGAAGGTTTACAAAAGAAGCAATGGCTACAAGTTGATGAGGATTGTGTGA